Proteins from a single region of Hordeum vulgare subsp. vulgare chromosome 6H, MorexV3_pseudomolecules_assembly, whole genome shotgun sequence:
- the LOC123405609 gene encoding two-component response regulator ORR21-like — MGCIFGSFPHSFYHQQYLVTSSRCVCAMENGDTFPSSTVRDTFPAEDFPMGMRVLVVEDDPRSLQDSTQILESCGYKVTAMASPIEALSEVENDRKGVDFDIIMTVVHAGDKGAGFDGFDLLERVRDRYPVIIFSTDYSKKMVMRTINEGACCFIAKPLCYQEMRNIWFHVMQRGMQVDGPDEGGSNDNQRGFNETQGPRNNENPPEIK; from the exons ATGGGTTGTATCTTTGGATCTTTTCCACACTCTTTCTATCACCAGCAGTACCTTGTGACAAGCAGTAGGTGCGTGTGTGCCATGGAGAACGGCGACACCTTCCCTTCGAGCACTGTCAGGGACACTTTCCCAGCTGAGGATTTCCCCATGGGGATGAGGGTCCTCGTGGTGGAGGATGACCCCAGGAGCCTCCAGGACTCGACGCAAATTCTCGAGAGTTGTGGCTACAAAG TGACGGCGATGGCGTCGCCGATAGAAGCACTGAGCGAGGTGGAGAATGATCGAAAAGGTGTCGACTTTGACATCATCATGACAGTCGTGCACGCCGGCGACAAAGGGGCGGGATTTGATGGCTTCGACCTCCTCGAGCGCGTCCGGGATCGTTACCCGGTCATCA TCTTCTCTACCGATTATAGCAAGAAGATGGTGATGAGGACAATTAACGAAGGTGCTTGCTGCTTCATCGCAAAGCCTCTGTGCTACCAGGAGATGAGAAATATCTGGTTCCATGTCATGCAGAGGGGAATGCAAGTGGACGGCCCAGACGAGGGGGGCTCCAACGACAACCAGCGGGGCTTCAATGAAACACAAG